Genomic DNA from Bacteroidota bacterium:
CTGATTAAGCTTCAGATACATCGAAAATTCATTATCACTGTTGTGTACAAGATCCAGACTTAAATCTACTCCGGTTGCCTGTTGGAGTTTATATCTAATACCTAGTCCTTCAGAAGTATACCATCCATCATCCATACGGCTTCTGCCGTCAACACCATATGATCCGCCCGAAAGGTTAGCCACCCCAAAAAATCCTACAACCCTAAATCTTGTATTGTTTATTGTATACCTGTATTCGCTTTGCACTCCCGACTGATAACGTGCTTTGTACTTGCCCGATGGATACCCTCTAAGTATTGATTTTCCGGAAATTGTAGGCAGGCCGCTATCAGGAGTTTTATCTGAGCTATACTGACCATAAAACTGCCATGCCCATACATCTTCTTCTCCGAAACCTTTTGCATAGTATCTGCCATCTAAAACAAATGTATGATAAGTGTTGATTGCTCCCAGCCATGAGGGGTTAGAGTGAACACGTGCAGTAATCCAGCCGGAATCTATGGGGTAATACTTATTTTTTCGTGAATCGTAACTAAATGCAAGTCCAAATCCCCCTGACTGCTCATCGAGCATACCATTATCGAAAATAAAACTTTCTCCACCTTCGCTAATAGCTTCGTAATTGATGTATTTATAACTTAAGGGTATTCCGGCATAAAATTTATTACTAACTCTAAACATAAGTATTTCGGTCAGTAAAGTGGTTTTTACATTGTAAGCTACCTCTGTTCCGTCTTTATCGAATTCATTGTTGATATTGTTATATGCAAACCCTGTGGCCGATAAAATATCGTTATTCTTTAGCCAGAGTATATTTTTCCCGTAAACAGAATAACTGTGGGTATTAGTGTACTGACCTCCTACCTGCAATTGCGATTTAGAAGAATTGCTTTTATCTCCCATGTATACGTATGATACCGCCATACCCACTCCGATACCCATAAGAGGAGTGCTTGTAAGTAATGGAACAACTCTTACAGGCTTCTCGGTTTTGATACTGTCCTGAGCCGATAATAATAAAGGAAATATTAATAATATGAGGATTTGTTTCTTCACTAATTTGCTTTTAATAAAGATAACAAATATACGTCAATCCACTAACAAACAACATATTACAAATATTCAGATAAGTTAAATACACATTATGTCATAAATATGCGAAACCTCTTAAGTTCAATGCAGTAAATATTCTAATTAATATAGAATCTTTAATTATTTCTCTAAAAATATCTATAATTTTACGGGCAATTATACGTGGTTAATATAGCTCTGCGTAATTACTGAAATAAGTTATTGATCGATCTAAAACAATAGGCTTTTATCATTAGCTTATAGTAAAAAAATATAGGAATGAATTCATCAGGCTCGCCAATTAATATTACACATAATAAAACTATATCTCTTTTTGGATTTATGCTTGTGTTTTTCATGGGAGTAAATATTAATCTGTTGTCTGCAAAAGAAAACAAACCTATTGTTTACCTTATTCCCGGTCAGGGAGCAGATTACAGACTTTTCAAAAACCTCAAAATCGACAGTAATTTTGAAATAAAAAACATTCATTATTCCACTCCTGAAGAAGATTGGAATATGAATGATTTTGCAAAAGTATTATCTGAGCAAATAGATACTTCCCGAACATTTTACCTCGTAGGTGTTTCTCTTGGAGGAATGTTAGCTACAGAAATGGGAGATTTTTTAAACCCGGAAAAAATTATCCTTATTTCAAGTGCAAAAAAAAGTAAAGAACTACCTCCAAGATATCGATTTCAGAAGTCATTTCCTCTTTATAAAATGGTTTCCGGTAATCTGTCGAAAAAAGGTGCTTTATTCTTTCAACCTATCGTAGAACCGGATAGAAATTACGATAAAGATACATTTGTATCAATGTTAGAGAATAAAGATCCC
This window encodes:
- a CDS encoding alpha/beta hydrolase, with amino-acid sequence MNSSGSPINITHNKTISLFGFMLVFFMGVNINLLSAKENKPIVYLIPGQGADYRLFKNLKIDSNFEIKNIHYSTPEEDWNMNDFAKVLSEQIDTSRTFYLVGVSLGGMLATEMGDFLNPEKIILISSAKKSKELPPRYRFQKSFPLYKMVSGNLSKKGALFFQPIVEPDRNYDKDTFVSMLENKDPDFLKRTIAMIIEWDREKYRENTVHIHGDNDHTIPIRNVKYDYIIKDGSHMMVLTKGDELSKLINEILLD